Proteins encoded by one window of Cylindrospermum stagnale PCC 7417:
- a CDS encoding Dyp-type peroxidase — MALTEEDLQVLPEEGIDTLNPGKYAELLSDLQGNILRGHGRDYSVHLFLQFKPNQVQPLKEWIKTFAEKVTSAQKQAEDAVRFRTTKIAGDIFINFFLSRKGYEALEFPAFRIPGDQPFRFGMKNDTIRNLLGDPVIEEWDTGLQGEIHALVQIADDNLDNLQLAVDDLTRQLELMAEVVHRENGFILRNDNGDIIEHFGFIDGISQPLFLKRDIERVRNIEIQKIRDSHPNLSEEAIEELIKEWDSKWNPRAPLSLVLAKDPNGKLEDSYGSYLVYRKLEQDVSAFVDAQAFLAKELGDIDQELAGALIMGRFRDGTPLTLSSTAAKDQTNNFDFSDDQQAFKCPFHTHVRKSNPRGDTGRIVSSGETYEQALQKERDHRIARRGISYGATDQTKALSNRAGLLFLCYQADIANQFNFMQWAWSNPNNFVQVNVGTDPIIGQAAPDARNQNWPIKWGEPETKPGFNFQLWVHLKGGEYFFSPSISSLKNI; from the coding sequence ATGGCACTAACAGAAGAAGATTTGCAAGTACTCCCTGAAGAAGGTATTGACACTCTCAATCCTGGTAAATATGCAGAGTTGCTCAGTGATTTACAGGGCAACATTCTCAGAGGACATGGACGAGATTATTCTGTACATTTGTTTTTACAGTTCAAACCCAATCAAGTCCAGCCATTAAAAGAATGGATTAAAACTTTTGCTGAAAAAGTAACATCTGCTCAGAAGCAGGCAGAAGATGCCGTAAGATTTAGAACCACAAAAATCGCCGGGGATATCTTTATCAATTTCTTTCTCTCACGTAAGGGTTATGAAGCTTTGGAATTCCCAGCTTTCCGAATCCCTGGTGATCAACCTTTTCGATTTGGCATGAAAAATGATACTATCAGGAACTTGTTAGGCGATCCAGTTATTGAAGAATGGGATACAGGACTACAAGGAGAAATTCATGCTTTAGTGCAGATAGCAGATGATAATTTAGACAACCTACAACTAGCAGTTGATGATCTTACTAGACAACTGGAGCTAATGGCTGAAGTTGTCCACAGAGAAAATGGTTTTATTCTCAGAAATGACAACGGAGATATCATCGAACACTTTGGTTTTATCGATGGTATTAGTCAACCTCTGTTTCTGAAAAGAGATATCGAAAGAGTCAGAAATATCGAAATCCAAAAAATTAGGGATTCTCATCCTAACTTGAGTGAGGAGGCGATTGAGGAGTTGATTAAGGAATGGGATTCTAAATGGAATCCTCGCGCTCCTCTCAGTCTTGTTTTGGCTAAAGATCCTAACGGTAAGTTAGAAGATAGTTATGGCAGTTATTTGGTTTATCGTAAGCTTGAACAAGATGTGAGCGCCTTCGTTGACGCTCAAGCGTTCCTCGCTAAGGAGTTAGGGGATATAGATCAAGAATTAGCTGGAGCGTTAATAATGGGACGCTTCCGCGATGGCACGCCATTAACGCTTTCAAGTACAGCAGCTAAAGATCAAACGAATAATTTCGATTTTAGTGATGATCAACAGGCGTTTAAATGCCCATTTCATACTCACGTGCGTAAATCTAATCCTAGAGGAGATACAGGACGAATAGTTTCATCTGGTGAAACTTATGAGCAAGCTTTGCAGAAAGAAAGAGATCACAGGATTGCTCGCCGTGGAATTAGTTATGGAGCAACTGACCAGACTAAGGCATTAAGCAATAGAGCAGGATTATTGTTTTTGTGCTATCAAGCTGACATTGCAAATCAATTTAATTTTATGCAATGGGCTTGGTCTAATCCCAATAATTTTGTTCAAGTTAATGTGGGGACAGATCCGATTATTGGTCAAGCTGCACCTGATGCGAGAAATCAAAACTGGCCGATAAAGTGGGGAGAACCAGAAACCAAACCAGGTTTTAACTTTCAACTTTGGGTACACCTTAAAGGTGGTGAATACTTCTTTTCTCCTAGCATTAGTTCTCTCAAGAATATTTGA
- a CDS encoding glyoxal oxidase: MKKKITFVIILLACLGLIINPDFVSADTVSASKGEWQTVPLPADKADWMQGVHTSLLPNGKVLIVNGSSNRNTLEQNATGNRFIDGVKGTDYAVVNHSALFDPETSTFERIASPPALQNGQSNDPFCSANVHLSDGNVLFISGSNRYYPGEKFEGSKQTNLYNWQNKTWTTVGSLTEGRWYPSPITLADGKLVIFSGLKFNKPNQITPSIEIYDPATKKFQYIDLTYVENSPFNTKFTYQDNYIYNGQPVSRTIDAFDSIDLYPRVFPTTDGRLLITGDGAGKFPLEIHESNKTYLMSIKQDSLGKFSVSFEVGPDRGEISKVYGTALLDPNNEGDVLLMGGLIGTNDINYGRPYLGSYNDGLKAKGVRISQSLERWSSPKISGEPNGEWKIYPEFFDKPRAMNQAVILPTKQILAINGGEYGEYKAIQEPLLLTADKFSPGGYKSESLNPGKFPRLYHNNAVLLPDARVLVIGGNPSRAAREENGTVHVDVLPDPQNYYTIPQLKDKLGNVQAFDLDKYYQDPDFYFVDGDPEPFVPAEIWQAEIFTPPYLLTSGLRPEIVTASESLQYGKPSTVSLKNATSTGSLVLIKLSSGTHSFDYGQRLADLKIENISADNSTINFTAPTNANLYPTGYYMLFYVNDIGKPSQAKIVKLGA, encoded by the coding sequence ATGAAGAAAAAAATTACATTTGTCATAATTCTACTGGCTTGTTTAGGATTAATTATCAATCCAGATTTTGTCAGTGCTGATACGGTTAGTGCAAGCAAAGGGGAATGGCAAACAGTACCTTTACCCGCAGATAAAGCAGATTGGATGCAAGGTGTTCATACTTCACTGTTACCTAATGGCAAGGTATTAATTGTCAATGGCAGCAGTAATCGTAACACTTTAGAGCAAAACGCAACTGGTAACAGATTTATAGATGGGGTCAAAGGAACTGATTATGCAGTAGTCAATCATTCAGCCTTATTTGACCCTGAAACCAGTACATTTGAACGAATCGCATCACCTCCTGCTCTACAAAATGGACAAAGTAATGATCCTTTTTGTTCAGCAAATGTGCATTTATCAGATGGCAACGTTCTTTTTATTAGTGGCTCTAATCGCTACTACCCAGGAGAAAAGTTTGAAGGCTCAAAACAAACCAACTTATATAACTGGCAAAACAAAACCTGGACTACTGTTGGTTCGTTAACAGAAGGACGTTGGTATCCTAGCCCAATAACTTTAGCAGATGGAAAACTTGTAATTTTTTCGGGTTTGAAATTTAACAAACCAAATCAGATCACACCTTCAATTGAAATTTACGATCCCGCAACTAAGAAGTTTCAATATATTGATCTGACCTACGTAGAGAATAGCCCCTTCAACACCAAATTTACCTACCAAGATAATTACATCTACAACGGGCAACCAGTTTCTAGAACCATAGATGCTTTCGATAGCATCGACCTGTATCCCCGTGTTTTTCCCACTACTGATGGTCGGTTGTTAATTACAGGTGATGGTGCAGGTAAATTCCCGTTGGAAATACACGAAAGCAACAAAACCTATTTAATGTCAATTAAGCAGGATAGTCTGGGGAAATTTAGTGTCAGTTTTGAAGTTGGCCCCGACAGAGGAGAGATATCCAAAGTTTATGGAACGGCACTGCTAGATCCAAATAACGAAGGAGATGTCTTGCTAATGGGAGGTCTCATTGGTACCAATGACATTAATTATGGTCGTCCTTATTTGGGTAGCTACAATGATGGTTTAAAAGCCAAAGGAGTAAGAATTTCCCAAAGTTTAGAACGTTGGTCTTCACCAAAAATTAGCGGTGAGCCAAATGGAGAATGGAAAATATATCCTGAGTTTTTTGATAAGCCTCGTGCTATGAATCAGGCTGTAATTCTCCCAACTAAACAAATCTTGGCAATTAATGGTGGTGAATATGGAGAATACAAAGCTATTCAAGAGCCACTGTTACTAACGGCTGATAAGTTTTCACCAGGTGGTTATAAATCTGAATCCTTGAATCCTGGCAAATTCCCCAGGCTCTATCATAACAATGCTGTCTTATTACCTGATGCTCGTGTATTAGTCATTGGTGGTAATCCTAGTCGTGCAGCTAGAGAAGAAAACGGAACAGTTCATGTTGACGTTTTACCAGATCCTCAAAATTACTACACAATACCCCAACTGAAAGATAAATTAGGGAACGTTCAAGCCTTCGATCTAGACAAGTATTATCAAGATCCTGATTTTTACTTTGTAGATGGTGATCCAGAGCCATTCGTCCCCGCAGAAATTTGGCAAGCAGAAATTTTTACTCCACCTTATCTACTCACATCTGGACTGCGTCCGGAAATTGTCACAGCTTCTGAAAGTCTTCAATACGGAAAACCAAGCACAGTTTCACTCAAAAATGCTACTAGCACAGGCTCTCTTGTTCTGATTAAATTGAGTTCAGGTACTCACTCTTTTGATTATGGACAACGGTTGGCAGATTTAAAGATTGAGAATATATCAGCAGATAATTCTACAATCAATTTCACCGCTCCAACAAATGCCAATCTGTATCCAACTGGCTATTATATGCTGTTTTACGTCAACGATATTGGCAAACCTTCCCAAGCCAAAATTGTGAAACTAGGTGCATAG
- the tadA gene encoding tRNA adenosine(34) deaminase TadA, translated as MFTEYPKYLIHRQWMHHALELAKIAGDAGEVPVGAVIIDSNGNLLAEGENRKERDTDPTAHAEVIALRAAAKSLQSWRLHQCTLYVTLEPCPMCAGAIVQARLGTLVYGVDDTKTGAIRTVINIPASPASNHRLQVVGGILESACRQQLQAWFATRRRQRN; from the coding sequence ATGTTTACTGAATATCCAAAATATCTGATACATAGACAATGGATGCATCATGCCCTAGAATTGGCGAAAATAGCAGGTGATGCGGGGGAAGTTCCTGTGGGGGCTGTGATAATTGACTCAAACGGAAATTTACTTGCCGAAGGTGAAAATAGAAAAGAACGCGACACAGACCCCACGGCCCATGCAGAAGTGATCGCTCTCAGGGCTGCTGCTAAAAGCTTGCAAAGTTGGCGTCTTCATCAATGCACCCTCTATGTAACTTTAGAACCTTGCCCGATGTGTGCTGGTGCGATCGTCCAAGCACGTTTGGGAACACTTGTCTATGGGGTGGACGATACAAAAACTGGCGCAATTCGTACTGTTATCAACATACCAGCTAGCCCAGCTTCTAATCACCGCCTGCAAGTAGTCGGTGGTATTCTAGAATCAGCCTGTCGTCAGCAATTACAAGCCTGGTTTGCTACTAGACGGCGTCAGCGAAATTAA
- a CDS encoding S8 family serine peptidase, translating into MSDPDFLTTGVPASSQGVVLQRGGEELILEKALYRFTIRPTSDFLLSQLSQVTWGVWRRTIAQAQLELFTVEPGQLEAAMSLARADKNVAFASHVYKIKDNPGSFVYLSDQITIQFASGVDIAKINATATTFRLLQDKPVLGLPNTFVFLVSKQATDNPLKIANQLQGLPFVLAAEPNILIQQEPHYKPRDPLYSQQWYLNHNGGNQLAVGSHIAVEKAWDITRGVRSVVVAVVDDSFDLNHPDFQGLGKVVAPRDFKEKDFLPLPDEKESSHGTACAGIAVAEENGTGIAGVASGCALMPIRTTGFLDDESIEEIFDWAMSKGASVISCSWGASAVYFPLSMRQRAAISRAATNGRNGKGCVILFAAGNANRPIDGSVNEQNWPKNILQGNTAWLSGFTIHPDVITVAAATSLNKKAAYSNWGTNVSVCAPSNNAPPGMWFQETGFVYTQPAIATSLSGLGIFTTDQVGAAGYDPSNFTSNFGGTSSATPVVAGVAALVLSANPDLTAQQVKRILQETADKIVDSEPDPQLTLRGGSYDGSGHSQWFGYGKVNAVRAVQAAQQVRTVASSASRQVRAANHNQVGIPDNDQQGVKSTITVGAPEANAIAETITVQDIQITVDITHDFLGDLEIYLISPNNQQVLLQSRTLGRSTNLQTTYTMRTTSSRFAPHPALKELLSLSAKGRWQLWIIDHSPQDVGKLNTWELVISY; encoded by the coding sequence ATGAGCGATCCAGATTTTTTAACCACAGGTGTACCAGCAAGCAGCCAGGGAGTGGTTTTACAACGCGGTGGTGAAGAGTTGATTTTAGAAAAAGCTTTATATCGTTTCACCATCCGCCCGACTTCTGACTTTCTCCTCTCGCAATTATCTCAGGTTACTTGGGGTGTTTGGCGTCGTACTATTGCCCAAGCACAACTGGAACTATTCACTGTTGAACCAGGCCAGTTAGAAGCAGCGATGTCTTTAGCACGCGCTGACAAAAATGTTGCTTTTGCCAGTCATGTTTACAAAATCAAAGATAACCCTGGCTCTTTCGTTTATCTAAGTGACCAAATTACGATTCAATTTGCCTCTGGGGTCGATATTGCCAAAATTAATGCTACGGCGACCACCTTCAGGTTACTCCAAGATAAGCCAGTATTGGGATTGCCTAATACTTTCGTGTTTTTGGTCAGTAAACAAGCAACAGACAATCCGCTGAAAATTGCCAACCAATTGCAAGGACTCCCGTTCGTATTAGCTGCTGAACCTAACATTCTCATCCAACAGGAACCACATTATAAACCCCGCGATCCCCTTTATTCTCAGCAATGGTATCTCAACCACAATGGCGGTAATCAGTTGGCGGTGGGTTCCCATATTGCTGTAGAAAAAGCTTGGGATATTACTCGCGGTGTCCGTTCTGTGGTTGTGGCGGTGGTGGATGATTCTTTCGATTTGAATCACCCAGATTTTCAAGGTTTGGGAAAAGTTGTCGCCCCCAGAGACTTTAAGGAAAAGGACTTTTTACCTTTACCCGATGAAAAGGAAAGCAGTCACGGTACAGCTTGTGCAGGGATAGCGGTTGCTGAAGAAAATGGTACGGGAATTGCTGGGGTGGCCTCTGGTTGTGCGTTGATGCCGATTCGCACTACTGGGTTTTTGGATGATGAGTCAATTGAGGAAATATTCGACTGGGCAATGAGCAAGGGAGCCAGTGTGATTTCTTGCAGTTGGGGAGCATCTGCTGTTTATTTTCCTCTATCGATGCGCCAACGTGCTGCTATTAGCCGTGCTGCTACTAATGGGCGCAATGGTAAAGGTTGTGTGATTTTGTTTGCGGCTGGTAATGCTAACCGCCCGATTGACGGTAGTGTGAATGAGCAAAATTGGCCGAAAAATATTTTACAAGGGAATACGGCTTGGTTGAGTGGTTTTACTATTCACCCAGATGTGATTACTGTGGCTGCTGCTACGAGTTTGAATAAGAAAGCTGCTTATAGCAATTGGGGCACTAACGTTTCAGTGTGCGCTCCTAGTAATAATGCCCCACCGGGCATGTGGTTTCAGGAGACGGGTTTTGTGTACACACAACCGGCGATCGCCACTTCGCTTTCTGGATTGGGAATATTCACCACTGACCAAGTGGGAGCGGCTGGCTACGACCCAAGTAATTTTACCAGTAACTTTGGCGGTACTTCTAGTGCCACTCCCGTAGTTGCAGGTGTGGCTGCGCTAGTTTTATCAGCAAATCCTGATTTGACAGCTCAACAAGTCAAACGCATCTTGCAAGAAACCGCTGATAAGATTGTTGATTCTGAACCTGACCCCCAATTGACTCTGCGTGGGGGTAGTTACGATGGTAGTGGTCATTCCCAATGGTTTGGTTATGGCAAGGTGAATGCCGTGAGGGCAGTGCAAGCAGCCCAGCAGGTGCGTACAGTGGCGTCAAGTGCCAGCAGACAAGTAAGGGCTGCGAATCACAACCAAGTAGGGATTCCTGATAATGATCAACAGGGTGTCAAGAGTACGATCACCGTAGGTGCGCCGGAGGCGAACGCTATTGCTGAGACGATCACCGTCCAAGATATTCAGATTACAGTCGACATCACTCACGATTTTTTAGGTGATTTAGAAATTTATTTAATTTCTCCTAACAATCAGCAAGTGTTGTTGCAAAGTCGCACCTTAGGCCGCAGCACCAATTTGCAAACAACCTATACGATGCGAACGACTTCGTCGCGCTTTGCTCCGCATCCCGCCCTCAAGGAGTTACTGTCCCTGTCAGCTAAAGGACGCTGGCAGTTATGGATCATCGACCACTCACCTCAAGATGTGGGGAAACTGAATACCTGGGAATTAGTCATTAGTTATTAG
- a CDS encoding BolA family protein, which produces MISPQQVEAMIKAGLPDAQVQVQDLTGGGDHYQVTVVSSQFAGKGLVQQHQLVYGAVRQAMSTEAIHALALKTYTPEAWQATTAS; this is translated from the coding sequence ATGATTAGTCCGCAGCAGGTTGAAGCAATGATCAAGGCGGGACTGCCAGACGCCCAAGTTCAGGTGCAGGACCTAACTGGAGGCGGTGACCACTATCAGGTGACAGTAGTTTCATCGCAGTTTGCCGGTAAGGGATTGGTACAACAGCATCAGTTGGTTTATGGTGCGGTGCGGCAAGCTATGTCAACGGAAGCGATTCATGCCTTGGCTCTAAAAACATATACCCCCGAAGCTTGGCAAGCCACAACTGCTTCGTAA
- a CDS encoding hybrid sensor histidine kinase/response regulator — MSELWINLFSSSPFIPHGHCYLWKTDLVWLHLISDSVIALAYYSIPATLFYFVRKRQDLPFNWIFLLFSGFILACGTTHIMEIWTLWYPTYWLSGLIKAVTAMLSMLTAVELVPLVPQALALKSPAQLKQANEELQTQITERLRVEEELRKYQNHLEDLVGFRTSEITRTNEQLKQEIAERQRILSVLRQSEERYRYLAESIPQLVWTADAEGYSDYFNRNWCEYTGLAVEQSVGSRWLAALHPDDVESADQVWVNAVNNGISYENEYRFKRAADGSYRWHLARGLPLKDEQGRVVKWFGTCTDIDEQKQILQERVHLLELEQTARAKAETANRIKDEFLAVLSHELRTPLNAILGWSQLLQTHSFEPEKTSQALATIERNAKLQVQLIEDLLDTSRILQGKLTLKITNINLVSTVLSALDTMRLALETKSIQVNTIFEPNVGIILGDSTRLQQVVWNLLSNAVKFTPKGGKVEVQLRQVDGYAQIIVSDTGKGINPEFLPYAFDYFQQADSSSVRKFGGLGLGLAIVRNIVDMHGGIVTAESPGEGQGSTFTASLPLRQDQSLSMSDVENQPLLLAPLSLSLAGVQVLIVEDDADSRDFVVFVLEQEGAVAIAVSSAFEALQVLIQTKPAVLVSDISMPDMDGYMLIRQVRTLTPEAGGQIPAIALTAYARDDDQQQALQAGFQIHLSKPLNAEKLVAAVVSLVATEV; from the coding sequence ATGTCAGAATTATGGATTAATTTATTTAGCTCAAGTCCGTTTATTCCCCATGGTCACTGCTATTTATGGAAAACAGATTTAGTCTGGTTACACTTAATATCTGATTCGGTCATTGCACTAGCTTATTACTCTATTCCAGCTACACTGTTCTATTTTGTCCGCAAACGGCAGGACTTGCCCTTTAATTGGATTTTTCTACTCTTTAGTGGATTTATCTTAGCTTGCGGCACTACGCACATCATGGAGATTTGGACACTTTGGTATCCAACTTATTGGCTGTCGGGGTTAATTAAAGCAGTAACTGCAATGCTATCTATGCTTACAGCCGTAGAACTTGTGCCCTTGGTTCCCCAAGCTCTTGCACTTAAAAGTCCGGCTCAACTCAAACAAGCAAACGAAGAATTGCAAACACAAATAACAGAGCGCTTACGGGTAGAGGAAGAACTAAGAAAATACCAAAATCATCTGGAAGATTTAGTGGGTTTTCGTACCAGTGAAATTACCCGAACCAACGAGCAATTAAAGCAGGAAATCGCTGAACGCCAGCGCATCTTATCAGTTCTCCGACAAAGTGAGGAGCGCTACCGTTACTTAGCTGAGTCAATTCCCCAACTAGTATGGACTGCTGATGCCGAGGGTTATTCTGATTATTTCAACCGTAATTGGTGCGAGTACACTGGGTTAGCAGTAGAGCAGTCTGTGGGTTCTCGTTGGTTGGCGGCGTTGCATCCAGATGATGTAGAAAGCGCTGATCAAGTGTGGGTAAATGCTGTAAATAATGGCATTTCATATGAAAATGAATACCGCTTCAAACGGGCTGCTGATGGTTCTTATCGCTGGCATTTAGCGCGAGGCTTACCGCTGAAAGATGAGCAAGGCCGTGTAGTAAAGTGGTTTGGGACTTGTACAGACATCGACGAACAAAAACAAATACTACAAGAACGGGTTCACCTGCTGGAATTAGAACAAACCGCACGAGCTAAAGCAGAAACAGCCAATCGAATTAAAGATGAATTTCTTGCCGTACTTTCTCACGAGCTACGCACCCCACTTAACGCAATTCTGGGGTGGTCTCAGTTATTGCAAACCCATAGTTTTGAGCCAGAAAAGACATCACAAGCACTCGCTACAATCGAGCGCAATGCCAAATTACAGGTTCAACTAATTGAGGATTTGTTGGATACTTCCAGAATTTTACAGGGCAAATTGACGCTGAAGATTACGAATATCAATTTGGTGTCTACCGTATTGTCTGCACTAGACACCATGCGGTTAGCATTAGAAACCAAGTCAATTCAAGTGAATACAATATTTGAACCGAATGTGGGAATAATTCTGGGTGATTCTACTCGCTTGCAGCAAGTCGTCTGGAATCTCCTTTCCAATGCTGTCAAATTTACACCCAAGGGGGGAAAGGTAGAAGTGCAGCTAAGGCAGGTTGACGGCTATGCTCAAATCATAGTTAGTGATACAGGTAAGGGGATTAACCCTGAGTTTTTGCCTTATGCGTTTGATTACTTCCAACAGGCAGATAGCAGTTCTGTGAGAAAATTTGGTGGATTAGGCTTGGGGCTAGCAATTGTCCGTAATATCGTGGATATGCATGGCGGCATCGTCACAGCAGAAAGTCCTGGTGAGGGGCAAGGGTCAACATTTACTGCCAGTTTACCGCTTCGCCAAGATCAAAGCCTAAGTATGTCAGATGTAGAAAATCAGCCATTATTATTAGCACCATTATCCTTATCTCTCGCTGGGGTGCAAGTTTTAATTGTTGAGGATGATGCTGATTCGCGAGATTTTGTGGTTTTCGTATTAGAGCAAGAGGGGGCTGTGGCGATCGCAGTATCTTCGGCATTTGAAGCATTACAAGTCTTGATTCAGACCAAGCCAGCGGTTTTGGTCAGCGATATTAGTATGCCCGACATGGATGGCTATATGCTCATCCGTCAAGTGCGAACTTTGACCCCAGAAGCAGGTGGACAAATTCCGGCGATCGCTTTGACTGCCTATGCTAGAGATGATGACCAGCAACAAGCTTTACAAGCAGGGTTTCAGATTCATTTATCTAAGCCGCTGAACGCGGAAAAATTAGTCGCAGCCGTTGTCAGCCTTGTGGCGACTGAAGTGTAA
- a CDS encoding DUF6761 family protein, with translation MLQDTQTIRYYQRLTDAFVELWNRGYRTADMRMYLDGYLAALRQGNAIEPYLIHRLEEEASRYLYDGSNFVMTQTQVEPQHDYYR, from the coding sequence ATGCTCCAAGACACACAAACCATCCGCTACTACCAAAGACTGACCGACGCCTTCGTCGAGCTATGGAATCGCGGTTATCGCACGGCTGATATGCGGATGTATTTGGATGGATATCTAGCCGCGCTGCGACAGGGTAATGCCATTGAACCTTACCTGATTCATCGCCTAGAGGAGGAAGCCAGCCGCTACTTATACGATGGCTCAAACTTTGTGATGACGCAAACGCAAGTAGAGCCACAACATGATTACTACCGTTAA
- the grxD gene encoding Grx4 family monothiol glutaredoxin, giving the protein MTPELKEKIDNLLEQNKIMVFMKGNKLMPQCGFSNNVVQILNTLGVPFETVDVLADSEIRQGIKEYSEWPTIPQVYIDGQFIGGSDILIELYQKGELQQLVEVALAS; this is encoded by the coding sequence ATGACACCAGAACTCAAAGAGAAAATTGATAACTTGTTAGAACAAAACAAGATTATGGTTTTCATGAAGGGTAACAAATTAATGCCTCAATGCGGTTTCTCTAACAACGTTGTGCAAATTCTCAATACATTGGGAGTTCCTTTTGAGACAGTTGACGTTTTAGCAGACTCCGAAATTCGCCAAGGAATCAAAGAATATTCCGAATGGCCGACAATTCCCCAAGTCTATATTGATGGTCAATTCATTGGTGGTTCTGACATCTTGATTGAACTTTACCAAAAAGGTGAGTTGCAGCAGTTGGTAGAAGTTGCTCTAGCTTCTTAA
- the grxC gene encoding glutaredoxin 3, protein MLDFLNPLLNRHPERIQANVEIYTWQTCPYCIRAKLLLWWKGVKFTEYKIDGDEAARAKMAERANGRRSVPQIFVNNQHLGGCDDLYQLDTQGQLDPLLAQAA, encoded by the coding sequence ATGCTGGACTTTCTCAACCCCCTTTTAAATCGCCATCCAGAACGCATCCAAGCTAATGTAGAAATCTATACCTGGCAAACCTGCCCTTATTGCATCCGTGCTAAGTTGCTGCTGTGGTGGAAAGGTGTCAAATTCACCGAATACAAAATTGATGGCGATGAAGCAGCTAGAGCAAAAATGGCAGAACGTGCAAACGGACGCCGTAGTGTTCCGCAGATTTTCGTTAATAATCAGCACCTTGGCGGCTGCGATGACCTTTATCAGCTAGATACACAAGGTCAACTTGACCCCCTTCTAGCTCAAGCTGCATAA
- a CDS encoding lysophospholipid acyltransferase family protein, which yields MMELYSASTTCQASPTDLPANAQVASTTSQVSPWLSPLLYLLGRHIVLPFFFRRIKITGQENIPKSGPVIFAPTHRARWDSLLLPYAAGRGVTGRDLRFMVTITECQGLQGWFVRRMGGFPVDPQHPAITTLRHSVELLLDQEMLVIFPEGGIYRDGAVHPLKPGIARLALSAELTHPGLGVKIVPVGINYSQPFPSWGADASVHIGEALIAKDYMNGCVKRDAKRLTADLANMLLSLSRQESAIANHAFAEIPNS from the coding sequence ATGATGGAACTTTACTCTGCTTCTACTACCTGCCAAGCATCACCAACGGATCTGCCAGCAAATGCTCAGGTGGCTTCTACTACCTCGCAGGTTTCGCCTTGGTTAAGTCCTCTGCTGTATTTATTGGGGCGTCACATTGTTCTACCATTTTTCTTTCGACGAATTAAAATTACTGGACAAGAAAATATTCCCAAAAGTGGCCCTGTGATTTTTGCTCCTACCCATCGGGCGCGTTGGGATTCATTGCTGTTGCCCTATGCGGCCGGTCGTGGCGTCACAGGTCGAGACTTGCGATTTATGGTGACAATTACTGAATGCCAAGGGCTGCAAGGTTGGTTTGTTCGACGCATGGGGGGGTTTCCTGTAGATCCTCAGCACCCAGCGATCACTACTCTGCGTCATTCTGTGGAATTACTGCTAGATCAAGAGATGTTAGTCATTTTTCCGGAAGGTGGGATTTATCGTGATGGGGCAGTTCATCCGTTAAAGCCGGGAATTGCTCGTCTGGCTTTGAGTGCTGAGTTGACTCACCCAGGACTGGGGGTGAAAATTGTACCTGTCGGTATCAATTACAGCCAACCTTTTCCCAGTTGGGGTGCAGATGCTAGTGTTCACATTGGCGAAGCCCTAATAGCAAAAGATTATATGAATGGCTGTGTAAAACGTGATGCCAAACGCCTCACAGCAGATTTAGCAAATATGTTGCTTTCATTAAGCCGTCAAGAATCTGCGATCGCCAATCACGCCTTCGCAGAAATTCCCAATTCGTAA